The following coding sequences lie in one Gadus morhua chromosome 20, gadMor3.0, whole genome shotgun sequence genomic window:
- the chn1 gene encoding N-chimaerin, which translates to MPSREAYEGQKGDKSLVQKGKREANQEEILAAALGMRMGPQKPPATLWQPLKLFAYSQLTSLVRRATLKENAAGPKYDKVHNFKVHTFRGPHWCEHCANFMWGLVAQGVKCADCGINVHKQCSAAVPNDCKPNLKHVRKVYSCDLTTLVKAHNTTRPMVVDMCIREIESRGLKSEGLYRISGFSDSVEEVKMAFDKDGEKTDISVDAYEDINIITGALKLYLRDLPVPIISYDAYPRFIEAAKIDEPEKRLEALREAIALLAPSHSETLQYLMVHLKRVALHEEHNLMNVENLAIIFGPTLMQAPDMDAMKALNDIRYQRQVVELLIKKEDVLF; encoded by the exons ATGCCGTCTAGGGAGGCCTACGAGGGCCAAAAGGGGGACAAGTCCCTGGTGCAGAAGGGCAAGCGAGAGGCCAACCAGGAGGAGATCTTGGCAGCGGCGCTGGGGATGAGGATGGGGCCACAGAAGCCGCCGGCCACCCTCTGGCAGCCGCTCAAGCTGTTCGCCTACTCCCAGCTCACCTCGCTGGTCCGCAGGGCCACGCTGAAGGAGAACGCCGCCGGACCCAAGTACGACAAGGTGCACAACTTCAAG GTCCATACGTTTCGGGGGCCACACTGGTGTGAACACTGTGCCAACTTCATGTGGGGACTCGTGGCCCAGGGAGTCAAATGTGCAG ACTGCGGGATAAACGTGCACAAACAGTGCTCCGCCGCGGTGCCAAACGACTGCAAGCCAAACCTGAAGCACGTGCGCAAGGTGTACAGCTGCGACCTCACCACCCTGGTGAAGGCCCACAACACCACGCGTCCCATGGTGGTGGACATGTGCATACGGGAGATCGAGTCCCGAG gtctgaAGTCCGAGGGATTGTACAGAATATCAGGCTTCAGCGACTCCGTGGAGGAGGTCAAGATGGCGTTTGACAAAG ACGGGGAGAAGACGGACATCTCGGTGGACGCCTACGAAGACATCAACATCATCACGGGCGCCCTGAAGCTGTACCTCCGGGACCTTCCCGTCCCCATCATCTCCTACGACGCTTACCCCCGCTTCATCGAGGCTGCCA AGATCGATGAACCAGAGAAGAGGCTGGAGGCGCTGCGAGAGGCCATCGCGCTGCTGGCCCCGTCACACAGCGAGACGCTGCAGTACCTCATGGTCCACTTAAAACG GGTGGCGCTCCACGAAGAGCACAACCTGATGAACGTCGAGAACCTGGCCATTATCTTCGGGCCCACCCTGATGCAGGCGCCAGACATGGACGCCATGAAGGCCCTGAACGACATCCGCTACCAGCGGCAGGTGGTAGAGCTGCTCATCAAGAAGGAGGACGTGCTCTTCTGA